Proteins from a genomic interval of Kribbella aluminosa:
- a CDS encoding TetR/AcrR family transcriptional regulator, whose product MMAKEVRGARVNATRELILATAERMFAERGVHEVSNRQISEAAGQGNNTAVGYHFGTKTDLVRAIVRKHAEPVEARRRELLAELGAEPDVRDWVTVLVRSATDHMGSLGTQSWLARFSAQLMNDPALREIQLLESRSSPSLTRVVDGLASRLADLPPAVRIERGDMARHLIVQMTAEFELARAEGRPTARATWEEMADGLIDGIVGLLTAPVTS is encoded by the coding sequence ATGATGGCGAAAGAGGTGCGGGGCGCGCGGGTGAACGCGACCCGGGAGCTGATCCTGGCGACGGCGGAGCGGATGTTCGCCGAGCGCGGTGTGCACGAGGTGTCGAACCGGCAGATCAGCGAGGCGGCCGGGCAGGGCAACAACACCGCGGTCGGGTACCACTTCGGGACCAAGACCGACCTGGTCCGGGCGATCGTCCGCAAACACGCGGAGCCGGTCGAGGCGCGCCGCCGGGAACTGCTCGCGGAGCTGGGCGCGGAGCCCGACGTACGGGACTGGGTGACGGTGCTGGTGCGGTCGGCGACGGACCACATGGGCAGTCTCGGTACGCAGAGCTGGCTGGCGCGGTTCAGCGCGCAGCTGATGAACGACCCGGCGCTGCGGGAGATCCAGTTGCTGGAGTCGCGGAGTTCGCCGTCGCTCACCCGGGTCGTCGACGGGCTGGCGTCGCGGCTCGCCGATCTGCCGCCGGCGGTGCGGATCGAGCGCGGCGACATGGCGCGGCACCTGATCGTCCAGATGACGGCCGAGTTCGAGCTGGCGCGCGCGGAAGGGCGGCCGACCGCGCGGGCGACGTGGGAGGAGATGGCCGACGGGTTGATCGACGGGATCGTCGGGCTGCTGACCGCGCCGGTGACTTCGTGA
- a CDS encoding NAD(P)/FAD-dependent oxidoreductase, whose product MSVLVVGASAAGLTTAEALRRKGFRDPITVLGAEYHRPYDRPPLSKQFLLGDWDETRTRLRPDTMLTALDAEFVLGDPAVALDGHTVHTTSGRSLTADHVVIATGLTPRRLPGPDLEGVHVLRTLDDAAALRRSLTPEVQVVVVGDGVLGAEIAATVCKLGLSVTLAGPQAALMEAQLGAVVGGLLGELHTAAGVELRLGVAVDGLTGVGGRVSGVRLANGDLLPADVVVVALGAAPATGWLEGSGLTVENGVVCDEYCRAADGVYAAGDVARWRAEDRLVRLENRTNATEQALCVAANILGERQPYRPIPYFWTDQFSTRLQVHGRPSADLTIAEGNIGERFVAHYRDAGRIVGVLGWNAPKQTRAHRQHLVRT is encoded by the coding sequence GTGAGCGTGCTGGTGGTGGGTGCCTCCGCGGCCGGGCTGACGACCGCGGAAGCCCTGCGGCGCAAGGGTTTCCGGGATCCGATCACTGTGCTCGGGGCCGAGTATCACAGGCCGTACGACCGGCCGCCGTTGTCCAAGCAGTTTCTGTTGGGGGACTGGGACGAGACTCGTACTCGCTTGCGGCCGGACACGATGCTGACAGCCCTCGACGCGGAGTTCGTGCTCGGCGATCCTGCGGTCGCGTTGGACGGACACACCGTCCACACCACCTCAGGCCGATCCCTGACCGCCGACCACGTGGTGATCGCCACCGGCCTCACCCCACGCCGTCTCCCGGGCCCAGACCTCGAAGGCGTCCACGTACTCCGCACCCTCGACGACGCGGCCGCACTGCGCAGATCCCTCACCCCTGAGGTGCAGGTGGTTGTTGTGGGCGACGGGGTGCTTGGGGCGGAGATTGCTGCGACCGTCTGCAAGCTCGGCCTCTCCGTGACGCTTGCCGGCCCACAGGCGGCGCTGATGGAGGCTCAGCTTGGTGCTGTTGTGGGGGGATTGCTGGGGGAGTTGCACACGGCTGCAGGTGTTGAGCTTCGGTTGGGTGTTGCGGTTGATGGGCTGACAGGTGTGGGCGGGCGGGTGAGCGGCGTACGGCTGGCAAACGGGGACTTGTTGCCGGCTGACGTGGTGGTGGTTGCGTTGGGGGCTGCGCCGGCTACCGGGTGGTTGGAAGGTAGTGGGCTGACGGTTGAGAACGGTGTGGTGTGTGACGAGTACTGCCGCGCCGCGGACGGGGTGTACGCCGCGGGCGATGTCGCGCGCTGGCGTGCCGAGGACAGGCTTGTCCGGCTGGAGAACCGGACCAACGCCACCGAGCAGGCCCTGTGCGTCGCCGCGAACATCCTCGGCGAGAGGCAGCCATACCGCCCGATCCCGTACTTCTGGACAGACCAGTTCAGCACCCGGCTCCAGGTTCACGGCCGCCCGTCCGCGGACCTGACGATTGCCGAGGGCAACATCGGCGAGCGCTTCGTCGCGCACTACCGCGACGCCGGCCGGATCGTCGGTGTCCTCGGCTGGAACGCACCGAAACAGACCCGTGCGCACCGGCAGCACCTGGTACGTACGTAA
- a CDS encoding cytochrome P450 — protein sequence MTTPAYPMTRATGCPFDPPPQLRELQAEEPLTKVNIFGKDAWLVTRYDDQRTLLADPRLSSDVRQPGYPSPTGEPPRKDGVGIGFILMDDPEHARLRRMVTAPFMIKRIEAMRAGVQQIVDGLIDDLLAGPNPVDLVEAFALPVPSLVICRLLGVPYADHDFFQQNSKNLIRMSAAPEERAAAHGNLATYLDNLVGEKLENPADDLLSGLTERVKAGELTRQDAAGMGVLLLLAGHETTANMIALGTLALLEHPDQLAVLRETDDPKVVAGAVEELLRYLNITHNGRRRAVLEDIELHGHVLKAGDGVILPNDIGNRDPSVFADPDALDLSRDARRHVAFGFGVHQCLGQPLARLELQVVYSTLYRRIPTLRRAVGLEEIPFKHDGAVYGVYSLPVTW from the coding sequence ATGACAACGCCGGCCTATCCGATGACCAGGGCAACAGGTTGTCCGTTCGATCCGCCGCCGCAACTCCGTGAGCTGCAGGCGGAGGAGCCGCTGACCAAGGTGAACATCTTCGGCAAGGACGCGTGGCTGGTGACGCGGTACGACGACCAGCGCACGCTGCTCGCCGATCCGCGGCTGAGCTCCGACGTCCGGCAGCCCGGCTACCCGAGCCCGACCGGTGAGCCGCCGCGCAAGGACGGGGTCGGGATCGGGTTCATCCTGATGGACGACCCGGAGCACGCCCGGCTGCGGCGGATGGTGACCGCGCCGTTCATGATCAAGCGGATCGAGGCGATGCGTGCCGGCGTACAGCAGATCGTCGACGGCCTGATCGACGACCTGCTGGCCGGGCCGAACCCTGTGGACCTGGTCGAGGCGTTCGCGCTGCCGGTGCCGTCGCTGGTGATCTGCCGGCTGCTCGGCGTCCCGTACGCCGACCACGACTTCTTCCAGCAGAACAGCAAGAACCTGATCCGGATGTCCGCGGCCCCGGAGGAGCGGGCGGCGGCGCACGGCAACCTGGCGACGTACCTGGACAACCTGGTCGGCGAGAAGCTGGAGAACCCGGCCGACGACCTGCTGTCCGGGCTGACCGAGCGGGTGAAGGCGGGCGAGCTGACCCGCCAGGACGCCGCCGGGATGGGCGTCCTGCTGCTGCTCGCCGGGCACGAGACGACCGCGAACATGATTGCCCTCGGCACCCTTGCGCTGCTGGAGCACCCGGACCAGCTCGCCGTACTGCGGGAAACCGACGACCCGAAGGTGGTGGCGGGCGCGGTCGAGGAGCTGCTGCGCTACCTGAACATCACACACAACGGCCGGCGGCGTGCGGTACTCGAGGACATCGAGCTGCACGGTCACGTGCTGAAGGCCGGCGACGGCGTCATCCTGCCGAACGACATCGGCAACCGGGACCCGTCGGTGTTCGCGGATCCGGACGCGCTGGACCTGAGCCGGGACGCGCGCCGGCATGTGGCGTTCGGGTTCGGCGTACATCAGTGCCTCGGGCAACCGTTGGCGCGGCTCGAGCTGCAGGTCGTTTACAGCACGCTGTACCGGCGGATCCCGACGTTGCGCCGGGCGGTCGGGCTGGAGGAGATCCCGTTCAAGCACGACGGCGCCGTGTACGGCGTCTACTCGCTTCCCGTGACGTGGTGA
- a CDS encoding ferredoxin, with product MKVIIDQDKCVASGQCVTAAADVFDQRDEDGIVVLLTDNPPEERAADIHQAAAVCPALAIVVED from the coding sequence ATGAAGGTGATCATCGACCAGGACAAGTGCGTCGCGTCCGGCCAGTGCGTGACGGCCGCGGCCGACGTGTTCGACCAGCGCGACGAGGACGGCATCGTCGTACTGCTCACCGACAACCCGCCCGAGGAACGCGCGGCCGACATCCACCAGGCCGCCGCGGTCTGCCCGGCGCTGGCCATCGTCGTCGAGGACTGA